One Flavobacterium sp. 90 DNA segment encodes these proteins:
- a CDS encoding oxidoreductase produces MKKVLLFCGAFILFMSFKTLSESDKRVLYSGFTSMQIDTLFQDKISIRAISIDKNKIWYGADNSRFGYYDLDKKEKFEEHIYRDTLKLEFRSIAQTSKDIFLLSVGNPALLYSVSKKTNKVKLVYKEVNPKIFYDSMQFWNDKEGIAIGDPTEDTFSIIVTRDGGETWTKILSDKLPTNATGEAAFAASNTNIVIQGEDTWLVSGGKKARVFYSPDKAKTWKVVETPIVQGKTMTGIFTADFYDSKTGFIAGGDYESPNKKSDNKAFTKDGGKTWQLIGQEMGFGYASCVQYVPGGNGKEIVCVGSEGIQYSQNGGQNWTQLSTDSKLFTIRFVNRNLAIAAGHNKVVRLRFK; encoded by the coding sequence ATGAAAAAAGTATTATTGTTTTGTGGCGCTTTTATTTTATTTATGTCTTTTAAAACATTGAGTGAGAGTGATAAAAGAGTACTTTATAGTGGTTTTACCTCAATGCAAATTGATACTTTATTTCAGGATAAAATTAGTATTAGAGCAATATCAATTGATAAAAATAAAATTTGGTATGGAGCTGATAATTCCCGTTTTGGATACTATGATTTAGATAAAAAAGAGAAATTCGAAGAACATATTTATCGTGATACTTTAAAGTTAGAATTTAGAAGTATTGCTCAAACTTCAAAAGATATTTTCTTATTAAGTGTTGGGAATCCTGCGTTACTTTATTCTGTTTCTAAAAAAACAAATAAAGTAAAATTGGTGTACAAAGAAGTAAACCCTAAAATATTTTACGATAGCATGCAATTTTGGAATGATAAAGAAGGAATCGCTATTGGAGATCCAACCGAAGATACTTTTTCGATCATTGTAACTCGTGATGGAGGAGAAACATGGACTAAAATATTATCTGATAAATTACCGACAAATGCAACTGGTGAAGCGGCTTTTGCAGCCAGTAATACAAATATTGTAATACAAGGAGAGGATACATGGCTGGTTTCCGGAGGGAAAAAAGCACGTGTTTTTTATTCGCCTGATAAAGCAAAAACATGGAAAGTGGTTGAAACACCAATTGTTCAGGGTAAAACTATGACAGGTATTTTTACAGCTGACTTTTATGATTCTAAAACCGGATTTATTGCGGGTGGCGATTATGAATCTCCAAACAAAAAATCAGATAATAAAGCTTTTACGAAAGATGGCGGAAAGACCTGGCAATTAATTGGTCAGGAAATGGGATTTGGTTATGCGTCATGTGTGCAATATGTTCCGGGCGGAAATGGGAAAGAAATTGTTTGTGTAGGATCTGAAGGAATACAATATTCTCAAAATGGAGGACAGAACTGGACGCAATTGTCTACAGATTCAAAACTCTTCACAATTCGTTTTGTAAATAGAAACCTTGCGATTGCTGCAGGTCATAATAAAGTGGTAAGACTACGTTTCAAATAG
- a CDS encoding nucleoside triphosphate pyrophosphohydrolase family protein translates to MRKQLDAVTEFHTAFKIGHSQSPIADLGESKKLLRYNLMKEENEEYLEAVQNNDLVEIADALGDMMYILCGTIIEHGLQDKIEAVFDEIQRSNMSKLGEDGQPIYREDGKVMKGPNYFKPDFSKLL, encoded by the coding sequence ATGAGGAAACAACTTGATGCAGTAACTGAATTTCATACTGCTTTTAAAATAGGTCATAGTCAATCTCCAATTGCTGATTTGGGAGAATCTAAAAAACTGCTTCGTTATAATTTAATGAAAGAAGAAAACGAAGAGTATCTTGAAGCAGTTCAAAATAATGATTTGGTTGAAATTGCTGATGCGCTGGGAGATATGATGTATATTTTGTGCGGAACAATTATTGAACACGGTTTGCAAGATAAAATCGAAGCTGTTTTTGACGAGATTCAACGTAGTAATATGAGTAAACTTGGCGAAGATGGACAACCAATTTACAGAGAAGACGGAAAAGTAATGAAAGGTCCGAATTATTTTAAACCCGATTTCTCGAAATTATTGTAA
- a CDS encoding SRPBCC family protein: MKILKYLFLLLLLSLVALTVFVATQKGIFSVERSKVINSPKATVYNYVNDFRNYEDFESWSVEDPSIKMTFPNKTSGNGASFYFASPDGAGNVITLKTKEGESIQQKMKYDGTEADVNWTFKDTLAGKTKVTWKGTGTMSFLFKIYTALNGGSDKVIGTIYEKSLANIDKNLDFETKTYAIKVNGVVKKVETPYIKQTFTSEISKVNKNARVVIPKLIEFSKNNGLATNGKPFIIYHTYDTATGLAKISICLPTSREITTTSGSDILGGKLNGFEAVKTTLTGDYSHTNEAIAKTTAYINNEKIFPDLSWSHLEILTVSKLDVKSPSKLMTEIYFPTKPKVVPVAKVPVYAPQQTTTEPAKPKPAATPAAKTPEEESEF, from the coding sequence ATGAAGATTCTAAAATATTTATTTCTTTTATTATTATTAAGCTTAGTTGCTCTCACTGTTTTTGTCGCTACCCAAAAAGGGATTTTTTCTGTAGAAAGAAGCAAAGTGATAAATTCGCCAAAAGCGACCGTGTATAACTATGTAAATGATTTTAGAAATTATGAAGATTTTGAATCCTGGTCTGTAGAAGATCCTTCGATAAAAATGACCTTTCCAAATAAAACATCCGGAAACGGCGCTTCGTTTTATTTTGCAAGTCCTGATGGTGCAGGAAATGTAATTACGCTTAAAACTAAAGAAGGCGAAAGCATTCAGCAAAAAATGAAATATGACGGAACTGAAGCTGATGTAAACTGGACTTTTAAAGATACTCTTGCAGGAAAAACAAAAGTTACCTGGAAAGGAACAGGAACAATGAGCTTTCTTTTCAAAATTTATACCGCTTTAAACGGAGGTTCTGATAAAGTTATTGGAACTATTTACGAAAAAAGCCTTGCAAACATTGATAAAAACTTAGATTTCGAAACAAAAACTTATGCTATAAAAGTAAATGGTGTTGTCAAGAAAGTCGAAACTCCTTATATCAAACAAACTTTTACAAGCGAAATTTCGAAAGTAAATAAAAATGCCCGCGTTGTAATTCCGAAACTTATTGAGTTCAGTAAAAACAATGGTTTAGCAACAAACGGAAAACCATTTATTATTTACCATACTTATGATACAGCAACGGGATTGGCTAAAATTTCGATTTGTTTACCAACAAGCAGAGAAATTACAACAACTTCAGGAAGTGATATTTTAGGTGGAAAACTAAATGGTTTTGAAGCTGTAAAAACAACTTTGACAGGAGACTATTCTCATACGAATGAAGCAATTGCAAAAACAACTGCCTATATAAACAACGAAAAAATCTTCCCTGATTTATCGTGGTCACATCTTGAAATCTTAACAGTTAGCAAATTAGACGTAAAAAGTCCTTCTAAGTTAATGACGGAGATTTATTTTCCAACAAAACCAAAAGTGGTTCCTGTTGCAAAAGTTCCGGTTTACGCACCTCAACAAACTACTACAGAACCTGCAAAACCAAAACCAGCTGCAACTCCGGCTGCAAAAACTCCGGAAGAAGAATCTGAATTTTAA
- a CDS encoding sigma-70 family RNA polymerase sigma factor, whose translation MIDEKEFIQQLLDPKTQNIAFQKLLSEYQKPLYSHIRNIVLNHDDTDDVLQNTFVKVHQYLKNFKGESKLFSWMYRIATNEALTFLNQKAKLNGITSEALQNKAIDNLKADVYFDGDEIQIKLQKAIITLPEKQQLVFKMKYFQELKYEEIAEILGTSVGALKASYHHAVKKIEIYVTSN comes from the coding sequence TTGATAGACGAAAAGGAATTCATACAACAGTTACTAGATCCTAAAACGCAAAATATTGCGTTTCAAAAACTCTTGTCTGAATATCAAAAACCTTTGTATTCTCATATTCGAAACATTGTTCTAAATCATGATGATACAGATGATGTCTTGCAGAATACATTTGTAAAAGTGCATCAATATTTAAAAAACTTTAAAGGAGAAAGTAAACTTTTTTCCTGGATGTATCGAATTGCCACTAATGAAGCTTTGACTTTTTTAAATCAAAAAGCAAAATTAAACGGTATAACATCTGAAGCGCTTCAAAATAAAGCCATTGACAACTTAAAAGCCGATGTTTATTTTGATGGTGACGAAATCCAGATCAAACTTCAAAAAGCCATAATCACCTTGCCGGAAAAGCAACAATTGGTTTTTAAAATGAAGTATTTTCAAGAATTAAAATATGAAGAAATAGCCGAAATTTTAGGAACTTCAGTAGGAGCTTTAAAGGCTTCTTATCATCATGCTGTAAAAAAAATTGAAATATATGTTACATCAAATTAA
- a CDS encoding sensor of ECF-type sigma factor produces the protein MKIQKILPLILFLVSFSFYAQNEKTDEKREKIKAYKVSFLTTELELTPTEAEKFWPIYNAYDDKQFELRHQKMKTYLQRLDGDNINSISEKEAASLLSQMEATDKELYLLRVKYGSDVKKILSAKKILKLKKSEDDFNRKLLKQYRDKAGKD, from the coding sequence ATGAAAATTCAAAAAATACTACCGCTAATTCTGTTTTTAGTAAGCTTTTCTTTTTATGCTCAAAACGAAAAAACAGATGAGAAACGTGAAAAAATCAAGGCTTATAAAGTTTCTTTTTTAACAACTGAACTAGAATTAACTCCTACTGAAGCTGAGAAGTTCTGGCCTATTTATAATGCTTATGACGATAAACAATTCGAATTGAGACATCAAAAAATGAAAACGTATTTGCAACGATTAGATGGTGACAATATCAATTCTATTTCTGAAAAAGAAGCAGCATCGTTACTTTCTCAAATGGAAGCTACTGATAAAGAGTTGTATCTTTTAAGAGTCAAATATGGCTCGGATGTAAAAAAGATACTTTCGGCAAAAAAGATATTGAAACTAAAAAAATCTGAAGACGATTTTAATCGAAAATTACTAAAACAATACCGAGACAAAGCAGGAAAAGATTAA